The Legionella jordanis genomic sequence TATCGCCAGTACTCTAAAACGAAGTTGTTTTTCAATTTCAATCACGATGAAAAATAATGCACCAGTTGTGACAATAAGGACCCCATCCATAAAGGGAATACTTTCCGTGACAAATACTGTTTGTAATGGGGGAAAATAGGTTATGGACAATTGTGCCACAACAATCACAATAACTGCCATCCAGACCACTTTGGTTCCTCGTACTGCTTTCCATGTAAGGGATGTGCTGTAAATGTTACGAATATAAAATAGATGAAAAACTTCAAGCACAACCAGAGTGTTCAACGCGATTGTGCGTGCTAACTCAAGGGAATAACCGCGATCGAGTGCATAAAAATAGATGCCAAAAACGCTAAAGATAAATAGAGTGGATACAAAAATAATATGCCATACCAAACTTCCCGTTAACAGAGGTTCACACCGAAGACGAGGCGGACGATGCATGGTCCCTTCTTCTGTGGGTTCAAAGGCGAGAGCGATGCCAAGAGTCACGGCAGTAATCAAATTAACCCATAAAATTTGGATTGCTGTTACCGGTAAACGCAGACCCAAGAGCAGGGCTAATATGATAGTCATTGCCTCACCGGCATTCGTAGGTAACGTCCAGCTAATTACCTTTTTAAGATTGTCATAGACTGTACGCCCTTCCCGCACAGCCGCCACAATAGAGGCGAAATTATCATCAGTCAGTATAAACTCAGCTGCTTCTTTTGCAACTTCACTGCCCTTTTTTCCCATAGCAATTCCCGCATCCGCCCGCTTCAATGCTGGAGCATCATTCACCCCATCACCTGTCATAGCCACGGTCATGCCATTTGATTGCAAGGCCATGACCAGTCTTAATTTATGTTCAGGACTTGCGCGGGCAAAAATGTTGCTGTCCAGTACAACATGTCGCAAAATCGCATCACTCATGTCATCCAAATCAACACCTGTTAATACCTTATCCGCATTTTTAAGACCTATTTGCCGGCCAATGGCAAGCGCGGTGCTGGCATGATCCCCGGTAATCATTTTGACTGCGATACCCGCTGCATGACATTGCGCCACCGCTAAAATGGATTCAGGCCTTGGAGGATCAATAAGGCCCACCATCCCCAGTAAAGTCAAACTGCCCTGTACATCAGAACACTCCAAAACCGTATGTTCCGGATTGGTTTTTTTAACTGCAACCGCCAGTACACGCTGCCCTCCTGAGGCCATCTCTTCCATTTTCTCTTCCCAGTACATCTTATCCAGAGACTCTACGTCACTCCCTTGGCTTTGTTGATTTTGGCACATCTTTAAAATTTGCTCAGGAGCACCTTTAACAAAAATCAAGGCATGCTTTAAATGGTCGTGATTTAAAGTAGCCATAAAACGATGCTGGGCATCGAAGGGAATCACATCCGTGCGCACCCAAGATTTTTTTTCTTCATATAGAATGAGTCCAGCC encodes the following:
- a CDS encoding cation-transporting P-type ATPase, with the protein product MADPQNSYSEPYWHELSTETILKTLNSSEFGLSEEESQRRLKDYGPNRLAEPKRKSTVFRFVLQFHNILIYVLLAAALVTSFLQHWMDTAIILAVVVINALIGIIQEGKAEKALDAIRKILPSTAAVIRNGERIRIPGEKLVPGDIIFLEAGDKVPADVRLIKSHGLTIQESILTGESVPVEKTIHPVSRDAPLGDRTCMAFSGTLVTNGLGKGIVVETGSTTQIGYIGGLLSKVESLTTPLIIQMGLFAKWLTLFILFIASILLAYGYFVQHHPFAELFMVVVGLSVAAIPEGLPAVLSITLAIGVQAMARRHTIVRRLPAIETLGSVSVICTDKTGTLTQNEMIVSSVLTSNHLFSLDGIGYEPQGKITLKGQVIDNNEHPLLMKLARAALLCNDAALHEQEGNWIVEGDPMEGALLAFAAKAGLILYEEKKSWVRTDVIPFDAQHRFMATLNHDHLKHALIFVKGAPEQILKMCQNQQSQGSDVESLDKMYWEEKMEEMASGGQRVLAVAVKKTNPEHTVLECSDVQGSLTLLGMVGLIDPPRPESILAVAQCHAAGIAVKMITGDHASTALAIGRQIGLKNADKVLTGVDLDDMSDAILRHVVLDSNIFARASPEHKLRLVMALQSNGMTVAMTGDGVNDAPALKRADAGIAMGKKGSEVAKEAAEFILTDDNFASIVAAVREGRTVYDNLKKVISWTLPTNAGEAMTIILALLLGLRLPVTAIQILWVNLITAVTLGIALAFEPTEEGTMHRPPRLRCEPLLTGSLVWHIIFVSTLFIFSVFGIYFYALDRGYSLELARTIALNTLVVLEVFHLFYIRNIYSTSLTWKAVRGTKVVWMAVIVIVVAQLSITYFPPLQTVFVTESIPFMDGVLIVTTGALFFIVIEIEKQLRFRVLAISHIRAGENTLNKD